The Achromobacter spanius genome includes the window CAGCGGCAGCGCCGCAGGCAAGGACACTGGCGCCAGCCAGGTGACGACGGCGGTTCTTTCCATGACGCCGGCGCAAGCGCGCTCGGCATTGACGCAGCTTTCCGGCGAAGCATACGCAAGCACCGCCAGTGTGTTGCAGGGCCAGGGAGACACCGTGCGCACACTGCCGATGGCCCACCTGCGCGGCAACCTTGACGCACCGATGCAGGCCGGACGGCCGACGGCCCAATTGGGTTCGTCCTCATCCGACGCACTGCCGCAAAGCGGCGCTTATCCCCTCTGGGCACAAGCGTTTGGCAATTGGAGCAAGTTCGGTAGTGACGGCAACGCGGCCAGCGTAAGCCAGTCGGCCGGCGGCTTCTTTGTGGGCGGCGACGGCGCCGTGGGCAACGGCTGGCGCTTGGGCGGCGCGGTGGGCTACACCGGCAGCCATAGCTCGGTCGCGGACGCCGCGTCGCGCACCAGCGTCGACAGCTACACGGCCACGATGTTCGGCGGGAGAAACTTCTCCGCGGGTCCCGGCCACATCCGCTTCATGGCCGGCGCGGCCTACACCTGGCACGACATCGACACGAAGCGCGACATCGCGGCCGGCAGCCTGAACCAGCGACTGGAATCGTCGTATCACGCCTCGTCGACGCAAGTGTTCACGGAACTGGGCTACAAGCTGCCGCTGAACGACGGGACCAGCATCGAACCCTACGCCGGCCTGGCCTGGAACCAGCTGCGCACGCGCGACTTCCAGGAATCGGGGGGGACGGCGGCCCTGCACGGGTCGGGCACCACCGACGACGTGACCAGCACCACGCTGGGCTTGCGCGGCGCCTGGGAGTTCGGAGCGGACCGCGCACCGGGTCGATTGACTGCGTCGTTGGGATGGCGCCATGCCATGGGTGACGTTAAGCCCAAGCAGCAACTGGCGTTTGAAGGTGGCAGCACGTTCTCGGTGACGGGCGTTCCCATCGCGCGTGACGCCGCCGTGGTGGGGCTGGGCGCTGAAATGTCCATCACCCGCAACACGACGGCAGGCGTGGCCTACGACGCGCAGTTCGGCGGCGGCAACCGCCAGCAGTCGGGCATGTTCAAGCTGGCGATGCGGTTCTAAGGCCGGCGCCAGACGAAAAAAAGCGCCGCTAGTAATAGCGGCGCTTCTTCATTGCGGCGCTTCTTCATTGCGGCGCTTTTTCATTCCGGTGTTCTGTGGTGGGCTGAGCGAGACTCGAACTCGCGACCAACGGATTAAAAGTCCGCTGCTCTACCGACTGAGCTATCAGCCCGACCGAAGCCAGAAATTATGGCGGATTTCTTTGGTCTTGTCAAAAAGATTAACGTCGCCAGCCGGTAAAGCCCTGGAGCCGCCCAGAAAAAACGGCCGCTTGCGGCGGCCGTTCCGGGGCTTGCGATGGACCTGGATTACCAGGCGGCCACCACGGCGCCCTTGTACTTGGTCTGGATGAACTGCTTCACGGCCGGGCTGTGATAGATGCTGACCAGCTTGGCGAATTCAGCGCGGTCCTTGTCCTTTTCGCGCACGACCAACACGTTGGCGTACGGCGAATCCGGCGATTCCTGGGCGATGGCATCCTTGGCCGGATCCAGGCCGGCTTCCAGCGCAAAGTTGGTGTTGACGGCCGAAGCGTCGGTGTCATCCAGCGAACGCGGCAGTTGGGCGGCGTCCAATTCAATGAAGCGCAGCTTCTTCTTGTTCTCGATGACGTCGATCGGCGTTGCCTTCAGGCCCGCTTCCGGACGCAGCTTGATCAGGCCATTGGCTTGCAGCAGCAACAGGGCGCGACCGCCGTTGGTGGGGTCGTTCGGCAAGGCGATGCGAGCACCGTCCTTCAGTTCCGACAGCGACTTGATCTTCTTGCTGTAGATGCCGATGGGGAAGATCACGGTCTTGGCGATGCTGACCAGCTTGTAGCCACGGTCGGCGTTGGCGTTGTCCAGATAGGGCTGGTGCTGGTAGCTGTTCATGTCCAGGTCGCCCGCGGCCAGCGCCACGTTGGGCTGCACGTAGTCGGTGAATTCGATGACCTGGATGTTCAAGCCCTGCTTGGCCGCTTCGGCCTTGACCACATCAAAGATCTGCGCGTGCGGGCCGGCGGTAACGCCAACCTTCAGCGGCTTGTCCTGAGCCAGCGCGGGCTGGGCGAATACGGCTGCGCCGAGGGCAAATGCAGCCAGCGACTTCAAAACCTTGATGCTCATGTTGCGATATCCCGAGTAACGGAAGTAGAAAGAAGATTGCAGCGAAAACGGAGGGCGCCGCGGCGCTCAGCGATGCGACATGCGGCGCACGAAGCGGTCGCCAAGGCTTTGGATTGCCTGGACCAAAACGATCAGCACAATCACGACCGCGGCCATGACGTCCGATTGAAAACGTTGATATCCGTAGCGGATGGCCAGGTCGCCCAGGCCGCCGCCGCCGATGGCGCCGGCCATCGCCGAATAGCCGATCAGGCTGACCACGGTAACGATGGTGGCGGCGATCAGGCCCGGCAAGGCTTCCGGCAACAGCACCTTCAGGATGATCTGCATCGGCGATGCGCCCATGGCGCGCGCCGCAGTGATCAGCCCCGGGTCCACTTCGCGCATGGCGTTTTCCGCGATGCGGGCCATGAACGGAATCGCGGCCACCGACAGCGGCACGATGGCGGCCGTGGTGCCGATGGAGGTTTGCGCGATCAGGCGCGTGAACGGAATGATGGCAACCATCAGGATGACAAAGGGCACCGAGCGAGTGGCATTGATGATGGCGCCCAGCACGTGGTTGACGGGCTGGTTTTCCAGCATGTTGCCGCGCGCCGTCACGGTCAGCGTCACGCCCAGGGGGATGCCGATCACCACCGCGATGGCGCTGGCCACGCCCACCATCAGCAGGGTGTCAAGCAGCGACGTAATAAGCAGATCGATCAGTTGCGGACTCATGAGCTATTTCTTTAACGGTAATGTCACGGGCGGCCAACGCGGCAATCGCGTCCTTGACCGCTTCGGGCGCGCCTTGAACCAGCACGAACATCGTGCCCACGGCCACGCCCTGGATATCTTCAACACGGGCCTGCACCAGGCCCACGTCCAGCGAGAACTGTTTGGACAGATCGGTCAGGAACGAGCCCGACGAATCCGTGCCGGTCAAGGACAGGCGCAAGAGGCGCACGGCCTGGGTGGGCGCGGCGGCAACCAGCGTGGCGATGCGTTCTTTCACGGCCGCCAAGGTGGCGTCGGTCAGGTCGGACGCCGTGGCGGCCGACACCATGCCGCGCGTGACTTCGTGGCGCGGCTGCGCGAACACTTCGCGCGTGCTGCCGATTTCGACCACTTCGCCTTGGGACAGCACGGCCACGCGGTCGCACACTTCGCGCACCACTTCCATCTGGTGCGTGATCATGACGACCGTCACGCCCGTCTTGCGATTGATGTCGCGCAGCAGGGCCAGGATGTTGTGCGTGGTTTCGGGGTCGAGCGCGGACGTGGCTTCGTCGCTGAGCAGCACGTCCGGGTTGTTGGCCAGCGCGCGGGCGATGCCCACACGCTGCTTTTGGCCACCGCTGATCTGGCTGGGATAGCGATCGCGCAGATGTTCCAGGCCCACCAGCGCCAGCAGGCGTTCCACACGGGCCGGAATCTCGGCCTTGGCGACACCGGCAATTTCCAGCGGCAGCGCCACGTTGCCATAGACGGTGCGGCGCGACAGCAGGTTGAAGCCCTGGAACACCATGCCGATACGGCGGCGCTGGCCACGAAGCTGCGCCTCGTTCAGGCCGGTAAGTTGCTGTCCGCCGATGGCAATCGTGCCTTCGTTGGGACGTTCAAGCAGGTTGATGCATTGGACCAGCGTGCTTTTGCCGGCCCCGCTGGGGCCGATGATGCCGAAGACCTCGCCCTGCTCGATATGCAGGTTGATGCCTCGCAGCGCCTGGAATTGTCCATGCGGCGTGGCATAGGTCTTGGATAGGTTCTCGATGTGAATCATGGCAAGCGATTTTGTATCTTTTCTCTTCTAAAGAGAACGACCGTTTTTTTCATTTTTAATAACTACAAGTAATATGCTGCGCCCTCAGAGCCCCGCCCGCTCGTCACCAAGGGGCGGCTGCGCGCTGCAATAGGGCGTCGGCAAAACGCGCAAAGGGCAGTCGGAAGGAAAGCCTTCCTGACTGCCCCTTTTGATGACGGTAGCCGGCAAGCCGGCCGCGTCGATATCAGCGAGCGCGAGAAATGCGGACTTCCGCCCCCCGGCGCTTGACCTCAAGGCCTTCGGACGGCGAGA containing:
- a CDS encoding MetQ/NlpA family ABC transporter substrate-binding protein codes for the protein MSIKVLKSLAAFALGAAVFAQPALAQDKPLKVGVTAGPHAQIFDVVKAEAAKQGLNIQVIEFTDYVQPNVALAAGDLDMNSYQHQPYLDNANADRGYKLVSIAKTVIFPIGIYSKKIKSLSELKDGARIALPNDPTNGGRALLLLQANGLIKLRPEAGLKATPIDVIENKKKLRFIELDAAQLPRSLDDTDASAVNTNFALEAGLDPAKDAIAQESPDSPYANVLVVREKDKDRAEFAKLVSIYHSPAVKQFIQTKYKGAVVAAW
- a CDS encoding methionine ABC transporter ATP-binding protein, with amino-acid sequence MIHIENLSKTYATPHGQFQALRGINLHIEQGEVFGIIGPSGAGKSTLVQCINLLERPNEGTIAIGGQQLTGLNEAQLRGQRRRIGMVFQGFNLLSRRTVYGNVALPLEIAGVAKAEIPARVERLLALVGLEHLRDRYPSQISGGQKQRVGIARALANNPDVLLSDEATSALDPETTHNILALLRDINRKTGVTVVMITHQMEVVREVCDRVAVLSQGEVVEIGSTREVFAQPRHEVTRGMVSAATASDLTDATLAAVKERIATLVAAAPTQAVRLLRLSLTGTDSSGSFLTDLSKQFSLDVGLVQARVEDIQGVAVGTMFVLVQGAPEAVKDAIAALAARDITVKEIAHESATDRSAYYVAA
- a CDS encoding methionine ABC transporter permease encodes the protein MSPQLIDLLITSLLDTLLMVGVASAIAVVIGIPLGVTLTVTARGNMLENQPVNHVLGAIINATRSVPFVILMVAIIPFTRLIAQTSIGTTAAIVPLSVAAIPFMARIAENAMREVDPGLITAARAMGASPMQIILKVLLPEALPGLIAATIVTVVSLIGYSAMAGAIGGGGLGDLAIRYGYQRFQSDVMAAVVIVLIVLVQAIQSLGDRFVRRMSHR